In Nostoc sp. GT001, a genomic segment contains:
- a CDS encoding AraC family transcriptional regulator: MEQTVRKQQSELAALIAQNSNGDGVHPTAIERLFLIRSLQPTAPLHALHEPALCIVAQGKKQVMLADNLYVYGQDQYLVVSIDLPVVGQVIEATPSVPYLCLRLDLDMGELSTLMMEAKLEAPANEQPEPGLSINPVSPQLLDAAIRLVRLLETPQDIAILAPLIVREILYRLLSGEHSATLRQIALVDKQLQAISRAINWLKWNYEKPFRIDTIAREARMSPSSLHHHFKSVTTMSPLQYQKQLRLQQARRLMLGQGMDAATASHYVGYESPSQFSREYSRLFGAPPLRDMARLKSGVLGDGG, translated from the coding sequence ATGGAACAGACTGTTAGAAAGCAGCAGTCCGAGCTAGCCGCTCTGATTGCACAAAACAGTAATGGAGATGGTGTCCATCCCACAGCGATCGAGCGGTTATTCCTGATCCGTTCCTTACAACCGACTGCGCCTCTCCATGCTCTGCATGAGCCTGCCCTGTGCATCGTCGCTCAGGGCAAGAAACAGGTAATGTTGGCAGACAATCTGTATGTTTATGGTCAAGACCAATATTTGGTGGTATCCATCGATCTGCCTGTTGTCGGTCAAGTGATTGAAGCAACGCCAAGCGTTCCGTATCTGTGTCTTCGGCTCGATTTAGATATGGGAGAACTCAGCACACTGATGATGGAGGCAAAACTAGAGGCTCCAGCGAACGAACAACCGGAACCGGGCTTGTCTATTAATCCTGTTAGTCCGCAACTACTTGATGCCGCAATCCGACTTGTAAGATTGTTGGAAACGCCTCAAGATATTGCCATCCTCGCACCTTTGATTGTTCGAGAAATTCTTTACCGTTTATTATCAGGCGAACACAGTGCTACATTGCGACAGATTGCTTTAGTCGATAAACAACTCCAAGCAATTAGCAGAGCGATTAACTGGCTGAAATGGAACTACGAAAAACCATTTCGGATTGATACGATCGCTCGTGAAGCGCGCATGAGTCCCTCGTCGCTTCATCATCACTTCAAGTCAGTCACCACCATGAGTCCTTTGCAATATCAAAAACAACTTAGGCTTCAACAAGCCCGTCGTCTGATGCTGGGGCAAGGTATGGATGCGGCGACTGCTAGTCATTATGTAGGTTATGAAAGCCCCTCACAGTTCAGCCGTGAATACAGTCGCTTGTTCGGCGCACCACCGTTGCGTGATATGGCTCGGTTAAAAAGTGGAGTTTTGGGGGATGGGGGATGA
- a CDS encoding phosphoribosyltransferase, producing the protein MPDLYVSWSDYHQKIEQLAIQIYECGWEFNQIICLARGGLRVGDILSRIYQQPLAILATSSYSGSGKQERSNLVFSRHLTMTAEKLGSRILLVDDLVDSGVTLQQTIPWLKQNTDFPIEEIRTAVLWYKACSVIAPNYYVDYLPENPWIHQPFEHYEQMNIAELAGKVSSC; encoded by the coding sequence ATGCCAGACCTTTATGTTTCTTGGTCAGATTATCACCAAAAAATTGAACAACTGGCTATTCAGATTTATGAGTGCGGTTGGGAATTTAACCAGATTATCTGTCTTGCCAGAGGAGGACTACGAGTTGGAGATATTCTCTCCCGTATATACCAGCAACCACTGGCAATTTTAGCAACCTCATCTTACAGTGGCAGTGGTAAGCAAGAAAGAAGTAATTTAGTTTTCTCCCGCCACTTGACAATGACTGCCGAAAAGTTAGGTTCGCGCATTCTCCTAGTGGATGACTTAGTAGACTCTGGGGTAACACTCCAGCAGACTATACCTTGGCTCAAGCAAAATACTGATTTCCCCATTGAGGAAATTCGCACTGCCGTTCTTTGGTATAAAGCTTGTTCAGTTATAGCACCCAATTATTATGTTGATTATCTGCCTGAAAACCCCTGGATTCATCAACCTTTTGAACACTACGAGCAGATGAACATCGCAGAACTTGCGGGTAAAGTGAGTTCGTGTTGA
- a CDS encoding PadR family transcriptional regulator, with protein sequence MFRHFRSRFGAPAWAGVSEEDSLLIRSWFGHGNHHDKHHGRHHDKRFDNEMFGRGWGDEYRTRRGDIKFILLELLSEHPSHGYDLIKEMETRYGGFRRLSPGSVYPTLQLLEEGGYLKSAQEGGKRIYTITDEGKQLLAERTQQEPSDTPWDAFKSFVTGKPQEFIELRNAATELAAAVVQVARSGNMERINRVRELLEQVKREIYTILAEK encoded by the coding sequence ATGTTTAGACATTTTCGGTCACGTTTTGGCGCACCTGCATGGGCAGGAGTTAGCGAAGAGGATTCATTGCTTATCAGGTCGTGGTTTGGACATGGCAACCATCATGACAAGCATCATGGTAGACATCATGACAAACGCTTTGATAATGAAATGTTTGGTCGTGGTTGGGGAGATGAATACCGGACTCGTCGGGGTGACATCAAGTTCATTCTGCTGGAATTGTTATCCGAGCATCCTAGTCATGGTTACGACCTGATTAAAGAGATGGAAACTCGTTATGGTGGTTTCCGTCGCCTCAGTCCTGGCTCAGTGTATCCAACACTCCAATTGCTGGAAGAAGGTGGTTATCTCAAAAGCGCACAGGAAGGGGGCAAGCGGATTTATACGATTACGGATGAGGGTAAACAATTATTGGCAGAACGTACCCAACAAGAACCTTCAGATACTCCTTGGGATGCCTTCAAAAGTTTTGTTACAGGTAAGCCCCAAGAGTTTATCGAATTGCGGAATGCCGCCACAGAGTTAGCTGCTGCGGTGGTGCAGGTTGCTCGTAGTGGCAATATGGAGCGGATAAATCGGGTGCGCGAGCTTTTAGAACAAGTTAAACGTGAAATTTACACGATTCTGGCTGAAAAATAA
- a CDS encoding AAA-like domain-containing protein, with protein MNFCVLFAKQIATELDIDPKLDENWDEEIGCKLSCSLYLQSYLLKQCKSPVVLVLNEVDRFFEYPEIAPEFFGLLRSWYEEARQDANLQKLRLVVVYSTEVYVSLDINRSPFNIGLPIPLPEFTDHQVKYLAQRHGLDWTSNNEVNQLMSLVGGHPALIRIALYYLCCQGMTLEELIQDAIANGGIYRYHLWRHWAILQENPSLVKAYVQVVAAKQSISLNPIDAHKLESLGLIAYESDRILPRCELYRAYFKKQLGVAEFEYKSLQKRA; from the coding sequence ATAAACTTTTGCGTTCTCTTTGCTAAGCAAATTGCAACAGAATTAGATATTGACCCTAAGCTAGATGAAAACTGGGATGAGGAAATAGGGTGTAAGTTGAGTTGCAGTTTATATTTGCAATCTTATTTGCTCAAGCAATGCAAAAGTCCAGTAGTTTTAGTGTTAAATGAGGTTGACCGCTTTTTTGAATATCCAGAAATTGCTCCAGAGTTCTTTGGTTTGTTGCGCTCTTGGTATGAAGAAGCACGACAAGATGCCAACTTGCAAAAACTAAGGTTAGTGGTAGTTTACTCCACAGAAGTATATGTCTCGCTGGATATCAACCGTTCTCCATTTAATATTGGACTACCGATCCCTCTGCCAGAATTTACTGACCACCAAGTAAAATACTTAGCCCAACGACATGGTTTAGATTGGACTTCTAATAATGAAGTTAACCAACTAATGTCTCTCGTGGGGGGACATCCAGCACTGATTCGGATTGCTCTATATTATCTATGCTGTCAAGGAATGACCTTAGAAGAACTGATACAAGATGCGATCGCTAACGGCGGCATCTATCGCTATCATTTATGGCGACACTGGGCAATCTTACAAGAAAATCCTAGTTTAGTAAAGGCGTATGTTCAAGTTGTAGCCGCAAAACAAAGCATTTCTCTCAATCCCATTGACGCTCATAAGCTCGAAAGCTTGGGTTTGATCGCTTATGAAAGCGATCGCATCCTACCGCGTTGTGAACTCTACCGTGCTTACTTTAAAAAACAACTAGGTGTTGCTGAATTTGAATATAAATCATTGCAAAAACGTGCTTGA
- a CDS encoding MFS transporter: protein MNDSTADGGAKRDVLSEKLDLKTKLAYGAGDLGPAITANISVFFLLVFFTNVAGIPAGLAGSILMIGKIWDGINDPFVGFLTDKTKSRRWGRRLPWMFYGAIPFGILFFLQWIVPQFSANRSDNIWPLFWYYVGIGVLSQAFYTVVNLPYTAMTPELTQDYDERTSLNSYRFTFSIGGSILSLILTQIVFSLIADRQQQYLVLAAVCTVISILGLYWCVFGVRDRILAFEAKRSQTEEPASLPFFEQLKIVFSNRPFLFVIGIYLCSWLGVQVTASIIPYFVVDCMGLKESDVPTVMIAVQGTALLMLFVWGALSKKIGKKVVYFLGMSLWIIAAAGLFFLQPGQIVLMYVMAVMAGIGVSTAYLIPWSMIPDVIELDELQTGQRREGIFYGFMVLLQKFGLALGLFLVGNALQVAGFKESVAGSPLPIQPESALFAIRVAVDPIPTVCLIFGLILTYFYPITREMHAEIMLKLKERQEKRGS from the coding sequence ATGAATGATTCTACAGCTGATGGCGGTGCCAAACGAGATGTTCTCAGTGAAAAACTCGACCTAAAAACAAAGCTGGCTTATGGTGCAGGAGATTTAGGGCCAGCAATCACCGCAAATATTTCCGTCTTTTTTCTGCTGGTTTTCTTCACGAATGTCGCTGGTATCCCTGCGGGTTTAGCGGGCAGTATTTTGATGATTGGCAAAATCTGGGATGGCATAAACGATCCGTTTGTCGGGTTCCTGACTGATAAAACGAAATCTCGTCGCTGGGGCCGTCGTCTTCCTTGGATGTTTTATGGAGCAATTCCCTTTGGAATTTTATTTTTCTTGCAGTGGATTGTACCGCAATTTAGTGCAAATAGGAGTGATAACATTTGGCCGCTGTTCTGGTATTACGTAGGGATTGGTGTATTATCTCAGGCGTTCTACACGGTTGTGAATTTGCCTTATACGGCGATGACTCCAGAACTGACTCAAGATTACGACGAACGCACCAGCCTTAACAGCTATCGCTTTACATTTTCTATTGGTGGCAGCATTTTATCGTTGATTTTAACGCAAATTGTTTTTTCACTGATTGCCGATCGCCAACAACAATATCTTGTTTTAGCAGCAGTTTGTACAGTAATTTCGATTTTAGGATTATATTGGTGCGTTTTTGGAGTCCGCGATCGCATCTTAGCTTTTGAGGCTAAACGCAGCCAAACCGAGGAACCTGCATCTCTCCCTTTCTTTGAACAGCTAAAAATTGTCTTTAGTAACCGACCTTTTTTATTTGTTATTGGTATATATCTTTGTTCTTGGCTAGGTGTGCAGGTAACAGCCAGCATTATCCCCTATTTTGTAGTCGATTGTATGGGACTCAAAGAATCAGATGTGCCCACAGTCATGATTGCAGTCCAAGGAACTGCTCTGTTGATGCTATTTGTCTGGGGAGCGTTGAGTAAAAAAATCGGCAAAAAAGTTGTTTATTTTCTGGGAATGAGTTTGTGGATTATAGCAGCAGCCGGATTATTTTTCTTACAGCCTGGTCAAATAGTTTTGATGTATGTGATGGCTGTGATGGCAGGTATTGGTGTATCCACAGCTTATCTAATTCCCTGGTCAATGATTCCAGATGTAATTGAATTAGATGAACTGCAAACCGGACAACGCAGAGAAGGCATTTTTTATGGCTTCATGGTTTTGCTGCAAAAATTTGGTTTAGCTTTGGGACTATTTTTGGTAGGAAATGCTTTGCAAGTAGCTGGTTTCAAAGAATCTGTAGCCGGAAGTCCGCTACCCATCCAACCGGAATCAGCACTGTTTGCTATTCGCGTTGCCGTTGACCCTATACCGACAGTTTGTTTGATTTTTGGTTTAATTTTAACGTATTTTTACCCAATTACCCGCGAGATGCACGCTGAAATTATGCTGAAACTCAAAGAAAGGCAAGAGAAGAGGGGGAGTTAA
- a CDS encoding type II toxin-antitoxin system RelE/ParE family toxin — protein sequence MQLTNVTLGVTIQTVIKTFKHKGLEKLFELDDRSGIQPKHAEKLLDILDRLHASSQVEDMRYPGSSLHQLKGDRKNEWSVKVSGNWRLTFQFEDGNAYVVDYEDYH from the coding sequence GTGCAGTTGACAAATGTAACCCTTGGGGTTACGATTCAGACAGTGATTAAAACGTTTAAGCATAAAGGACTGGAAAAACTTTTTGAACTTGATGATAGAAGCGGTATTCAGCCTAAACACGCAGAAAAATTACTAGATATTCTTGATAGACTTCATGCATCTTCTCAAGTTGAGGACATGAGATACCCAGGTTCTAGCCTTCACCAGTTAAAAGGCGATCGAAAAAATGAATGGTCGGTAAAAGTATCTGGAAATTGGCGTCTAACATTTCAATTTGAAGATGGTAATGCTTACGTTGTTGATTACGAAGATTATCACTAG
- the ruvC gene encoding crossover junction endodeoxyribonuclease RuvC, translated as MEKRILGLDPGLAILGFGAISCTQNLNKVPETTVNMLDFGVIKTSADVEMGQRLCTLFDDLHTVMEEFQPDLVAIEKLFFYRMSSTILVAQARGIVILVLGQRRLPYVEFTPAQIKQALTGYGNADKSEVQEAVARELDLDEIPKPDDAADALAVALTASYQTVVMYANNKVLY; from the coding sequence ATGGAAAAACGAATTTTAGGATTAGATCCAGGACTGGCAATTTTAGGATTTGGGGCAATTAGCTGCACACAAAATCTCAACAAAGTACCAGAGACTACAGTAAATATGCTGGATTTTGGAGTCATTAAAACGTCAGCAGATGTAGAAATGGGACAGCGCCTATGTACCTTGTTTGATGATTTACACACCGTGATGGAGGAATTTCAACCAGATTTAGTGGCGATCGAGAAACTATTCTTCTATCGTATGTCAAGTACTATCCTGGTTGCACAGGCGCGGGGTATAGTCATTTTAGTCTTAGGCCAGCGTCGTCTTCCTTATGTAGAGTTTACTCCGGCTCAAATTAAACAAGCTTTAACAGGCTATGGCAATGCTGATAAGTCAGAAGTGCAAGAAGCGGTAGCACGGGAGTTGGATTTAGATGAAATTCCTAAGCCAGATGATGCTGCGGATGCTTTGGCAGTGGCTTTGACGGCTTCTTATCAGACTGTAGTTATGTACGCAAACAATAAAGTTCTTTACTAA
- the tsaE gene encoding tRNA (adenosine(37)-N6)-threonylcarbamoyltransferase complex ATPase subunit type 1 TsaE: MKIFLADTEATLRLGITLGESLTPGSVILLEGDLGAGKTTLVQGIGKGLGIAEPIVSPTFTLINEYTEGHFPLYHLDLYRLEPQEVATLNLESYWEGIEVIPGIVAVEWAERLPYKPDSYLSVSLTYGHEGTRQVELTPFNFAISKVIAAS, encoded by the coding sequence ATGAAAATTTTTCTTGCAGATACAGAAGCGACGCTGCGCTTAGGTATTACTCTTGGCGAATCCCTAACACCTGGGAGTGTAATTTTACTAGAAGGTGATTTAGGCGCTGGTAAAACTACTTTAGTTCAAGGCATTGGTAAAGGTTTAGGAATTGCTGAACCCATTGTCAGTCCCACTTTCACGCTGATTAATGAGTACACAGAAGGGCACTTTCCNCTTTACCATCTGGATTTATATCGCTTGGAACCGCAAGAAGTTGCAACCCTAAATTTAGAAAGTTACTGGGAAGGTATTGAAGTGATACCAGGAATTGTGGCAGTTGAATGGGCGGAACGATTGCCCTACAAACCAGATAGTTATCTGAGCGTGAGTTTGACTTATGGACATGAAGGCACTCGTCAAGTCGAACTCACACCATTCAATTTTGCCATTAGCAAAGTCATTGCCGCGAGTTAA
- a CDS encoding orange carotenoid protein N-terminal domain-containing protein, producing MTYTQTNDPTIREHVQAWQQLNVDQQLALFWFIYKEMGGSITPAAPGASTVSPEIAEGLFNQVKELSHEQQLQVQRDLINKVDTQISREYGSLGDTTKLLFWYRLSQGMEDGTIIPVPDDYQLPSEAKALFGKIQGLDFEQQITVFRDYVSPMGAEAKSGAGI from the coding sequence ATGACATACACACAAACTAACGATCCAACTATTCGCGAACACGTTCAAGCTTGGCAACAGTTAAATGTAGATCAACAACTTGCTTTGTTTTGGTTTATCTATAAAGAAATGGGGGGTTCAATTACTCCAGCTGCTCCTGGAGCCAGTACTGTTTCTCCAGAAATAGCTGAAGGTTTATTTAACCAAGTTAAGGAATTATCTCACGAACAACAATTACAAGTTCAGCGTGATTTGATTAATAAAGTGGATACCCAAATTTCTCGTGAGTATGGCTCTTTGGGTGATACGACAAAACTCCTGTTTTGGTATCGATTATCTCAAGGCATGGAAGATGGCACTATCATTCCTGTACCTGATGATTATCAACTTCCTTCCGAAGCTAAAGCTTTGTTTGGCAAAATTCAAGGATTAGACTTTGAACAGCAGATTACTGTTTTCCGTGATTATGTTTCGCCAATGGGTGCTGAAGCAAAATCAGGTGCTGGAATTTAG
- a CDS encoding HigA family addiction module antitoxin — translation MITKRKPRHPGALIKRQYLEPLKMTNTQLAEILDVSRKTVSEIVNEQAGISPTMALRLAIAFQTTPELWLNLQQNYDLWNAAQESESLKKISPINLQPS, via the coding sequence ATGATAACTAAAAGAAAGCCGAGACATCCTGGTGCTTTGATTAAGCGTCAATATTTAGAACCTTTAAAGATGACCAATACTCAGCTAGCTGAGATTTTAGATGTCTCGCGTAAAACAGTTTCAGAAATTGTAAATGAGCAAGCTGGTATTTCTCCCACTATGGCGCTTCGTTTAGCAATAGCTTTTCAAACGACTCCAGAACTTTGGTTAAATCTTCAGCAAAACTACGATCTTTGGAATGCTGCACAAGAATCTGAAAGTTTGAAAAAAATATCTCCTATCAATTTACAGCCTTCTTAA
- a CDS encoding gluconeogenesis factor YvcK family protein encodes MSIGFLRQALNALQKQSRSRTSYRVNQWFKWLSPGLSVKRWLLISVGGVLLASLGLAIWIKLTPIFWMIELVRGFLGVIANLLPNYISGPLVLLGGLLLVLWGQTRTVGSITKVLRAEGGEELIDVLLAHRRLYRGPKIVVIGGGTGLSTLLRGLKTYSANITAIVTVADDGGSSGRLRQEFGVLPPGDIRNCLAALADEEKLLTELFQYRFRAGDGLTGHSFGNLFLTAMSDITGDLEQAVAASSKVLAVRGQVLPATLSDVRLWAELADGRRIEGESSIPKAGGKIVKIGCIPANPPAVPAAIKAIKEADYIIISPGSLYTSLIPNLLVPEIADAIAQSDAPRIYICNIMTQPGETEGYTVADHIRAIDAACGERRLFDAVLIHKKSPSEQSLIRYAQQNSHPVFLDREAVTQLGRRIVPANVLYEDETGFVRHNPQKLAQVLLRWYGRSQSLRGIQNSKFKIQN; translated from the coding sequence ATGTCAATTGGTTTTCTCAGACAAGCCCTCAACGCCCTGCAAAAGCAGTCGCGCTCTCGTACTTCCTATCGGGTTAACCAGTGGTTTAAATGGTTATCCCCTGGACTATCGGTAAAACGTTGGTTGTTGATTAGTGTTGGGGGTGTACTGCTGGCGAGTTTGGGGTTAGCCATTTGGATTAAGCTAACCCCAATTTTTTGGATGATTGAGTTGGTTAGAGGTTTCTTGGGAGTCATCGCCAATCTCTTACCGAACTATATCAGTGGGCCTTTGGTGCTGCTTGGCGGCTTGCTATTAGTGCTTTGGGGGCAAACTCGCACTGTAGGTTCAATTACTAAGGTACTAAGAGCAGAAGGCGGAGAGGAACTCATTGATGTCTTGCTGGCCCATCGTCGATTGTACCGCGGTCCAAAAATCGTGGTAATTGGTGGTGGTACGGGACTTTCTACGTTGTTGAGGGGACTGAAAACCTACAGCGCTAATATTACTGCAATTGTAACTGTCGCTGATGATGGTGGATCTTCTGGGCGTTTGCGTCAAGAGTTTGGAGTGCTACCACCAGGGGATATTCGCAATTGTTTGGCTGCACTAGCAGATGAAGAAAAGTTATTAACAGAATTGTTTCAATACCGTTTTCGGGCTGGAGATGGGTTAACTGGCCACAGTTTTGGCAATTTGTTTTTAACGGCAATGAGTGATATTACTGGAGATTTAGAACAAGCAGTTGCAGCCAGTTCTAAAGTTCTAGCGGTGCGAGGACAAGTACTACCAGCAACTCTCAGTGATGTTCGCCTCTGGGCAGAATTAGCCGATGGTCGTCGTATTGAGGGGGAGTCTAGTATTCCCAAAGCTGGCGGTAAAATTGTCAAAATTGGCTGCATCCCGGCTAATCCTCCGGCGGTGCCAGCAGCTATTAAGGCAATTAAAGAAGCTGATTACATCATTATTAGCCCAGGTAGCCTTTATACAAGCCTAATTCCTAATTTATTAGTACCAGAAATTGCCGATGCGATCGCTCAATCAGATGCCCCCCGTATTTATATCTGCAATATCATGACTCAACCAGGAGAAACTGAAGGGTACACTGTTGCCGACCACATCAGAGCAATTGATGCTGCTTGTGGAGAAAGACGACTATTCGATGCTGTATTAATACACAAAAAATCTCCTTCGGAGCAATCACTTATCCGCTATGCCCAACAAAACTCCCATCCCGTTTTCCTCGATAGAGAAGCCGTAACTCAACTAGGGCGACGGATTGTTCCAGCTAATGTTTTGTATGAAGATGAAACAGGTTTTGTACGTCACAATCCGCAGAAACTAGCACAAGTGTTATTGCGGTGGTACGGTAGAAGTCAGTCCCTTCGGGGAATTCAAAATTCAAAATTCAAAATTCAAAATTAA
- a CDS encoding HAD-IA family hydrolase: MLAAILFDLDGTIVNTDPIHYRAWREMLLNYSIEIDETFYKSRISGRLNPEIVKDILPQLSAAEGQQFADEKEALFRKLAPHLKPLSGFSELLAWTKTHQLKRALVTNAPRLNAEFMLEVLGIKEAFHTIVLADDCIAGKPDPTPYQVALNKLGITAEEAIALEDSPSGIRSAVGADIRTIGIASTHDPQILQSVGAFMAIPDFTDLQLWTLLNSLIEPDLSAIASNF; this comes from the coding sequence ATGCTGGCTGCAATTCTCTTTGACCTAGACGGCACTATTGTCAACACTGACCCTATACACTACCGAGCTTGGCGGGAAATGCTGTTAAATTACAGCATAGAAATAGACGAAACATTTTATAAATCTCGAATTAGTGGAAGGCTAAATCCAGAAATTGTTAAAGACATTCTGCCACAATTATCAGCAGCAGAAGGGCAACAATTTGCAGACGAAAAAGAGGCGCTGTTCCGCAAACTCGCCCCACATCTCAAACCGCTAAGTGGATTTTCTGAACTACTAGCATGGACAAAAACACATCAGTTAAAACGTGCCTTAGTAACTAATGCTCCTAGACTAAATGCAGAATTTATGCTAGAAGTTTTGGGGATAAAAGAAGCTTTCCATACAATTGTTTTAGCGGATGATTGTATTGCAGGTAAACCCGATCCTACGCCCTACCAAGTTGCCCTGAATAAATTGGGGATTACAGCAGAAGAAGCGATCGCTTTAGAAGACTCTCCCTCTGGTATTCGTTCCGCAGTGGGCGCAGATATTCGCACCATTGGCATCGCCTCCACCCACGATCCGCAAATTTTGCAGTCAGTCGGTGCATTTATGGCAATTCCAGACTTTACTGATTTGCAGTTATGGACATTGCTAAACTCACTCATCGAGCCAGATTTAAGTGCGATCGCTTCTAATTTTTGA
- a CDS encoding SDR family oxidoreductase: MTTNQQKVVLITGASSGIGEATARLLARKGIHVILGARRTERLETLVATIRAEGGSAEYQTLDVTNRADFQAFVEFAQSKFGRIDVIVNNAGVMPLSKLEALKVDEWDWMIDVNIRGVLNGIAAGLPLMKRQGFGQFVNLSSIGGHAVWPTCAVYSATKFAVLAISEGLRQENTDIRVTVISPGVTESELADSITDAEAGKGMQEFRKIALPAEAIARAIAFAIEQPDDVDVNEIIVRPTANV, translated from the coding sequence ATGACTACCAACCAACAGAAAGTCGTACTAATTACAGGCGCAAGTAGCGGTATCGGTGAGGCGACAGCACGTCTACTCGCTCGTAAGGGCATCCACGTCATCCTGGGCGCACGACGCACGGAGCGGCTAGAAACCCTCGTGGCTACAATCCGCGCTGAGGGAGGCTCGGCGGAGTATCAGACCCTTGATGTTACTAATCGCGCCGACTTCCAAGCCTTTGTAGAATTTGCTCAGAGCAAATTTGGCCGCATTGATGTCATCGTCAACAATGCAGGCGTTATGCCCCTCTCGAAGCTAGAAGCGCTGAAGGTTGATGAATGGGACTGGATGATTGACGTGAACATCCGTGGCGTACTCAATGGCATCGCCGCTGGGCTACCGCTGATGAAACGCCAAGGATTTGGCCAGTTCGTCAACCTGTCCTCCATCGGCGGACATGCGGTGTGGCCAACCTGCGCCGTTTACTCAGCAACTAAGTTCGCGGTGTTGGCAATTTCGGAGGGGCTGCGTCAGGAAAATACCGACATTCGCGTTACAGTTATTTCGCCAGGCGTAACGGAGTCAGAACTGGCCGATAGCATTACTGACGCCGAAGCTGGTAAAGGTATGCAGGAATTCCGCAAGATTGCGCTTCCGGCTGAAGCGATCGCCAGAGCGATCGCCTTTGCAATCGAACAACCAGATGACGTTGATGTGAATGAGATTATCGTGCGCCCTACAGCCAACGTATAG
- a CDS encoding aldo/keto reductase, whose protein sequence is MQIEYSLISRSAKSEIFPVLEELGIGVTAYGVLSRGLLSGSTPATQSLTTSLYLFFSQNRVNFTFNLF, encoded by the coding sequence TTGCAAATCGAGTACTCCCTGATTAGCCGTAGTGCTAAGAGCGAGATTTTTCCTGTACTGGAAGAACTTGGTATTGGTGTGACTGCCTATGGTGTGTTGTCGCGAGGCCTACTGAGTGGCTCCACTCCAGCCACACAGAGTCTTACTACGAGCCTCTACTTATTTTTCAGCCAGAATCGTGTAAATTTCACGTTTAACTTGTTCTAA
- a CDS encoding glucosamine-6-phosphate deaminase: protein MVAATNFFRVDDLLVQIYNSEVEMAEDVAEIVQKYLQQVLNLQDTAAVLLATGNSQLKFLDALIALGGVDWSRIILFHLDEYLGITADHSASFRRYMRERVEKKVNPKKFHYIDGDILQPLAECDRYTKLLQAQPIDLCCLGVGENGHLAFNDPSVANFQDPYSVKLVKLDTVNRQQQVNTGHFPNLETVPQYAFTVTIPTICSAKKIICLAPEKRKANVVKEMLQSYIGTDCPASILRQQPQATLFLDVNSASVLELP from the coding sequence ATGGTAGCCGCCACAAACTTTTTTCGCGTTGATGATTTATTAGTGCAGATTTACAACTCTGAAGTCGAAATGGCTGAGGATGTTGCCGAAATCGTGCAAAAGTATTTACAGCAAGTTCTTAATCTTCAAGATACAGCTGCTGTATTGTTAGCTACAGGTAACTCTCAACTAAAATTTCTTGATGCTTTGATTGCATTGGGTGGTGTAGATTGGTCAAGGATTATTCTGTTCCATCTAGATGAATATTTGGGAATTACTGCTGACCATTCTGCTAGTTTTCGGCGTTATATGCGAGAACGTGTAGAGAAAAAGGTTAATCCTAAGAAATTTCACTATATAGATGGTGATATATTACAACCACTGGCAGAGTGCGATCGCTACACCAAATTATTGCAAGCACAACCGATTGACTTATGCTGTCTTGGTGTTGGCGAAAATGGACATTTAGCTTTTAACGATCCATCTGTAGCAAATTTTCAAGATCCTTACAGCGTGAAGCTGGTAAAACTGGATACTGTGAACCGTCAGCAACAAGTAAATACAGGTCACTTTCCGAATTTAGAAACTGTCCCACAGTATGCTTTTACTGTCACTATCCCAACAATTTGTTCAGCTAAAAAAATTATTTGTCTTGCTCCAGAAAAACGCAAAGCGAATGTTGTAAAAGAAATGCTGCAAAGTTATATCGGTACAGACTGTCCGGCTTCTATTCTCCGTCAACAACCACAAGCGACGTTGTTTTTAGATGTTAATTCTGCTAGCGTACTAGAATTACCTTAA